TCAGATTCGTCATCCCCCACAGTAACCACCGTGACAGACCCGCCCGCATTGTCCACAATCTGAATGGCTTCTTCCACCGCGTAGTTATCCCATTCGTTCACCGAATAAACCAGGTCGTCCCGGTCCAGATCGTTTCCCGCTGAATTGAGTTCAAATTCGTTCTCCGCTGTATCCGGAACCCGCTTGACACACACTAAAATCTCCATTTATTACCTCCTTTACTTGTGCGGGCAGAACGTGTTTTTAACCGTTCCACCATCTGCGTTATTTTTTTAAACCGTTATGCTAAATGCCGGGCAATCAGTTCCGTAAAATCCAGGGCTTCTATTTCGCCTTCCTTGCCGGCGACCTTGATGGCATCCTGGATATTCACCAGACAGAAGGGGCAGGCCGTCACAATGACGTTGGCACCGGCTTCCGCTGCCATGTTCACCCGCAAAACCCCCATACGGGTTTCCTCTTCCGGCTCATAAAACAGCATGAGCCCGCCGCCGCCGCAACAAAAAGACCGATCCCGGCTTTTTTCCATTTCCACCCGGGTCAGGCCGTCAATGGCATCCAGGGCCTGGCGGGGATCCTCATAAATGCCGTTGTGCCGTCCTAAATAACAGGGATCGTGATACACATAGGTTTTTTCCGGATGCAGGCAGGGTTTGAGGGACAATACCCCGGTGGTGATCTTTTCCGCCACCACCTGACTGATATGCCGCACCGGCGGCAGGCCGGTGTAATCATTTTTCAGCGCATTGTACGCGTGGGGGTCGGCGGTGACAATCTGTTTGACACCCGTAGCCAGGATCGCTTCGGTGTTCTGCGCTTTCAAATCCTGATACAGCATCTCTTCTCCGAACCGGAGCACCTCGTTGCCGCTGTCTTTTTCATCCTTGCCCAGTATCCCGAAATCCACCCCGGCCCGGTCCAGAATCATGGCGGTACGCCGGGCGATTTCCTGGATATTGTCATCATAGGATGTGATGCTGTCCACAAAATACAGGGTATCGGCTGATTCCTTGGTCAGATCCTTGATGGAATATTCCGCCTTGAACTCTTTTTCCAGGGCCCAGTCCGCCCGTTTTTTCTCCATCTTGCCGTAAGGATTGCCGCGTTTTTCCAGGGCTTTCAAGGGTTTCTGCAAAGACTGGGGCACCAGGCCCTCATCCACCATGCCGCGCCTGAGATCCACGATCTTGTTGATGTACTCGATGGCCAGGGGACATTCTTCCTCGCACGCCCCGCAGGTGGTGCAGGACCAGATTTCATCTTCCGTATAGATGTCTTCCACCAGCATCTTGCTTTTGTAGATTTCACCGGACAACGGATAGTTTTTAAACATCAGGTCCCGGGCCTTGATGGTGATAAAACGCGGAGACAAGGGTCGTCCCACGGCATTGGCCGGGCACTGGTCAGAACACCGGCCGCAGTCGGCACACGAATAAAAATCCAGCATGTGTTTCCAGGTGAAATCCTCCAGTTTTTTGACACCGAAAGACTCCAGATCATCCAGTTGTTCGTCGGACACCCCGTACCTGACCGGTTTGATCTTTCCCTTGTCAAGCCGCATGAAAAACACATTGAAGATCGAAGTGATCACATGAAAATGTTTGCCCAGAGGCAGAAAACACAGAAAAAAGAAAAAAGTCAGGTCATGCAGGAAATAGGAGAAAATATGAAGCCCCTGAAGAAAATTCAGGGACGCCCCGGTCAGCATATGCGTAAAGATCCACACCAAAGACAACGGCGCCGTAAAATGCCATTCCCCGGTCTGCTGATAGGCAAAGGCCAGCTCAGACGCTTCGAACAGGCTTTCAGAGATCATCAGGGTACCGATGATGCCCAAAACAAACACCGCCTCTGCGGTATGGTCTTTGCCGTATTGTTCCGGTACCGCATATCTGGCCGGTTTAAAAACTCCCCGGCGGATACCCGCCACAATACAGGCGATCAGCACAAAGGTGGCGGCATAATCTTTCAGGAAATTATACACATCTCCCAGCCAGCCCCCGAACCCCGGCAGGACAAATCCATCGGAAAGACCGATAATCACCAGGGACACGGACCGGATGGACAGGATCAGAAAACCGGCAAAAATAACAATATGCAGCACCCCTGCCAGCATGTACCGGGGTTGTTTGATCTGTCCCAGCCAGATGGTGATCAGCCGGATGATGCGCTGGCCAATGCGGTCCATCCGAAAATCCGGAGCGGCCCGGACCAGGGGGGCCAGGCGCCGGGCCATGATGTAAGCGAACAGGCCTATTCCCACCACAGGCAGAATGAAAGACAGAATGGCTGCCGGGAAAATCCCGAAAAATTGATAACTTGCCGGACCGATAATTGAAGTCATATACTGTTTCCTCCAAAAAATTTTTACTGATTATGAATTTAAACTCACTGAGCTTTAATAAAGATGACGATTCCAGTCAAGCAAAATCCCGGATTCAAATCCATTTAAAAAATAGCTGCCGTTTATACACTGTATGGCATTTATTCTTCTTTCACGCCATTCAGATACAAATCCACCAGAGGGTCTGCCATGGCCACCAGGTCATAACGGCTCCCGGCGGACACCCAGGTGGAAATCACCCCTTCCACAGCGCCCAGGATAAACCTTTTTACCAGGCCCACAAACAGATCCTGGCGGATGGAACCCTCGATTTGTCCCTGTTCGATGATGTCGGACAACAGGTCCAGATACATCTTTGAAATGTCTTTGATCTGGGATTGAATATCCCGCAGATACCGGGCCTCGGATTGAAAAATCACCGCCATGTGCCGGTCATTCTGGAATTCCTGCAAATGACAGCGAATCAGGTTTCTGAGTTTTTCCTCCGCCGTTTTTCCGGCGGCCACGGCATCATTCATTTTGTCAAACACAATGCTGGTTTTATAACTGATATACTGGTATAAAATATCATCTTTGTTTTTAAAATACAGATACAGTGTCCCATCCGCCACGCCGGCCCGGGATGCAATCTGGGAGATGGTGGCCTTGTAAAACCCGTATTTTGCAAACACCGCCCCGGCACTATTGAGAATATTAAAATATTTCTCTGATTTGTTTTTCTGCAAACCCACCTCGCATCTGCTTCTAAAATGAATATTAATTCATTATCTAACAACAGTTGATTGCAAATGTCAAGAAGGGATTCACAGAAGAATATTAAAAAGCTTTTGATTTTTTATCTTTTTTTACAAATAGTTATAATTAAACATGGATTCCAGCTCAATGATAAAACAAAACATGACCTGTGTTTCTTTAAATGAATATTAATTCATTCATTAATATTCCTTGCTTTTGGCACATTTTCATGCCAAAAAAAAGAAGGCTGTTTATTTTCAACCGCCACAAACCAATGGGAGAAAAACCATGTCACATCATCATACCCCCGATTTTCAAACCGCTTTGGATGTGGGCCGCCCCCCCAATATCAAAAAGCTGTTTCCCCATTCCAAGGCATTGATCGTCAGCGGCAAATACATTGACCAGGCCATGCTCGAAAAAGGCAGATGCATGACCATTGCGGCCAACGGCAGAAATGCATTCGTTATTCGAGGGGCCCTGGCTGCGGCCCAGCAGGCCAATGCCGCCATCATCATCGAAATCGCCCGGTCCGAAGGCGGCACCAATGCATACTGTGCCGTCAATCTGTGGAATATCGCCCGGCAGACCGATGCATTCATGAACGAGCTGGGCATCACCATACCGGTGGCCATCCATGGGGATCATTTCGG
The window above is part of the Desulfotignum phosphitoxidans DSM 13687 genome. Proteins encoded here:
- a CDS encoding (Fe-S)-binding protein, whose product is MTSIIGPASYQFFGIFPAAILSFILPVVGIGLFAYIMARRLAPLVRAAPDFRMDRIGQRIIRLITIWLGQIKQPRYMLAGVLHIVIFAGFLILSIRSVSLVIIGLSDGFVLPGFGGWLGDVYNFLKDYAATFVLIACIVAGIRRGVFKPARYAVPEQYGKDHTAEAVFVLGIIGTLMISESLFEASELAFAYQQTGEWHFTAPLSLVWIFTHMLTGASLNFLQGLHIFSYFLHDLTFFFFLCFLPLGKHFHVITSIFNVFFMRLDKGKIKPVRYGVSDEQLDDLESFGVKKLEDFTWKHMLDFYSCADCGRCSDQCPANAVGRPLSPRFITIKARDLMFKNYPLSGEIYKSKMLVEDIYTEDEIWSCTTCGACEEECPLAIEYINKIVDLRRGMVDEGLVPQSLQKPLKALEKRGNPYGKMEKKRADWALEKEFKAEYSIKDLTKESADTLYFVDSITSYDDNIQEIARRTAMILDRAGVDFGILGKDEKDSGNEVLRFGEEMLYQDLKAQNTEAILATGVKQIVTADPHAYNALKNDYTGLPPVRHISQVVAEKITTGVLSLKPCLHPEKTYVYHDPCYLGRHNGIYEDPRQALDAIDGLTRVEMEKSRDRSFCCGGGGLMLFYEPEEETRMGVLRVNMAAEAGANVIVTACPFCLVNIQDAIKVAGKEGEIEALDFTELIARHLA
- a CDS encoding TetR/AcrR family transcriptional regulator translates to MQKNKSEKYFNILNSAGAVFAKYGFYKATISQIASRAGVADGTLYLYFKNKDDILYQYISYKTSIVFDKMNDAVAAGKTAEEKLRNLIRCHLQEFQNDRHMAVIFQSEARYLRDIQSQIKDISKMYLDLLSDIIEQGQIEGSIRQDLFVGLVKRFILGAVEGVISTWVSAGSRYDLVAMADPLVDLYLNGVKEE